The Thermotoga sp. SG1 region TCGAAGGTGAAGAATTGGTACCAGGAAGACCATTCCGTGGCAAAAGCGAAAGGTACAAGATGGACATGGCACTGGGCATCCTGGAACTGGAAGGGTTCATCGAATGGACAGGAAAAAAGATGCCTGTGACGTACAGATTGAAAAAACCTGTTGAAGAGATAGAAAAATGGGTGGCACAGAGGTTTGGAATGTAACGGGGGGATTTTTTATGGTTAGTCTAAGGGAAGGATGCATTGTAGAAGGAATTGTAGGCGAACCCATCAGAATTGAAAAGATCCAAGAGATTGGAAATTATATACGCATTCTGGGAATCACACTGAATTCAAAAGAATTTGTGGATAGGATTATAGAAAAGGATCAACTGGATAAACTAAATGTTCTGGAGTTCAAAAGAGATCTCATGGGAGATCCTGAAAACGTTTTTCTCTTCCTGGAGGCAACACGATTCAGATATGCTTCTCTCTTCGATCCTTTGCTTGCCGTGAATGTTTCCAAAATAGATCCCCTTCCATTCCAGATAGATGCGGTCTATGGATACATTTTAAAACAACCCCGCATTAGGTTTCTAATAGCTGATGATCCCGGTGCTGGAAAAACAATAATGGCCGGTCTTGTTTTGAAGGAGTTGAAACTCAGAGGTGTTGTAAAGAAAACACTGATCGTCGTGCCGGGGCATTTGAAAGACCAATGGAGAAGAGAACTGAAAGAAAAATTCGATGAAAAGTTCGTTGTTCTTGACAGGGGAACGTTCAACACCCACTATGGTGAAAATCCATGGGAAAAATACGATCAGGTGATAACGTCTATTGATTTTGCAAAGCAGGATGAAATCCTCACAAGTTTAAGTTCTGTCATGTGGGATCTGGTGATCGTGGATGAGGCTCACAAGATGGCAGCCTACAGATATGGTGATAAAACCCAGAAAACTCAAAGATACAAACTCGGTGAAGTCCTTTCCAGAAATTCCAACCATCTTCTCTTTCTAACGGCTACTCCTCATAAAGGAGATCCAGAAAATTTCAGGTTGTTCCTGGATCTTCTGGTACCAGGATTTTTTGCAAAAAGCGAGATGATAGATGAATCGATTAGGAACAAAGACAATCCGTTCATCAAAAGGCTAAAAGAAGACCTCAAAGATTTTGAGGGAAAACCTATCTTCACAAGAAGGTTTCCAAAGACAATAAAGTTTCGACTGTCCGACGAAGAAATGGAACTGTACAACGAGGTGTCCAGATACGTGGTGGAGCAATACAACAAAGCGATTCAATCGGATAAAAAGAGAAATGTCGCCTTCGCTCTGGTTATTCTTCAAAGAAGGATGGCATCGAGTACCTATGCCCTTTTGAAATCACTCGAAAGAAGGAAAACAAGACTGGAAAAAATTCTGAGAGGCGAAGAAAAGCAAAGAGAAACTGTGTTCGATGAGGACATATATGAAGAGGAACTTGAAGAAAAAGAAGTATGGAAGAAAGAAGAAGAATGGGAGGCTGTCACATTAGCACAGAACTCAGAAGAGTTGAAAGAGGAGATAAGAACACTGGAAAAACTCATTGAAAAAGCAAGCCGTATAGTAAGGGAAGAAAAAGAAGTGAAGCTCAAAGAATTAAAGGAAGCAATCGAAGAAGGGTTCAGGAAAATCAGAGAGATGAACGGAAGTCCAAAAATACTGATATTCACTGAATCGAAAGACACCCTAGATTACCTAGTCGAGAAGATAAAAGGATGGAACTACAAGGTCAATTGCATCCACGGTGGGATGAGTATGGAAGATAGAATAAAAGCAGAAAAGATCTTCAGAGATGAGACAGAAATAATGGTCGCTACAGAGGCCGCGGGAGAGGGTATAAACCTTCAGTTCTGCCACATCATGATAAACTATGACATTCCCTGGAATCCGAACAGATTAGAACAGAGAATGGGAAGAATCCACAGATATGGACAGCAGAAAGATGTGTATATCTTCAACCTCGTTGCAGATAACACAAGAGAGGGAATGGTCCTTTCCAGATTGTTCGACAAACTTGAAGAAATAAGAAGTAAACTCGGAAACGACAGGGTCTTCGACGTCATAGGAGATGTGTTTGAAGGTAAAAATCTCTATAAACTCATAATCGAAGCCGTTACCAACGCCAAGAGCATGGATGATATTCTGAAAGAGCTAGATATAAAGCCCGATGAGGAATACATAGCGAAGATAAAAGAAGTTCTTGGTGAGAGTCTTGCCACCAGGTTCATTGACTACACAAGAATAAGAGAAATGACCGAGAAAGCAAAAGAATACAGGTTGATACCAGAATACGTTGAGGAGTTTTTCAAGAAGGCTTTCACCAAAGCAGGTGGAAAGTTTGGGGAGAACAAAAAAGGCTTCATAAGCATAGAATCAGTTCCTTATGAAATAAAGAAAATAGCAAAAGATGGTAACTTTAAAAACAAATACGGAGAGTTGATGAAAAGATATCCCAAGGTTACTTTTAACAAAGATGTTGCCTTCAAAAATCCCGATGCTGAATTCATCGCTTTTGGTCACCCACTTTTTGAAGCACTTCTCGAATGGATAATTTCCAGTTACAGAGAGGATGCGAAGAGGGGTGCCATGTTCAAAGATCCGTCCGGAAAATACAACGGATACATTTGGCTTTATGTGGGACAGGTCAAAGATGGAAAAGGAAAGACAGCGGGGAAGAAGATAATAGCCTTATATGATGATGGAGAAAGTGTGAAAGAAATCAATCCTGTTATCCTGTGGGATCTTGTTCCAACAAAGTGTGAGTTCTGTTCTGATACAATTCCGGATGAAAGTAAACTTTTAGAATTTGCGATTCAAGCAGTGGAAAGTTACAGAGAAGAATTACTCCAGGAAAGAAAAAAGCAAGCCGATATAAAGAAGAAGTACGGGCTGAGGTCTCTTGAATATCTCATTCGAAAGTTAGACGAAGAACTTTCCGAACTTTACGATCGTCAAGCCAGAGGAGAGAAAGTGGATCTACCTATAAGAAACAAAGAAGACCAGAAGAGAAAATACGAAGAAGCCAAAAAGGAACTGGAGAAGGAAATAGAACTGGAGCAAAATCTGTCCATATCGACGCCAGAACTTCTGACAGTCATCAGAGTGATACCTGAAAAGAATGAAATGTCAGAAGACGAAGAAATAGAAAGAATAGGCATGGAAATTGCCATGGAATACGAAAGAATGAATGGAAGAACACCGGAAGATGTGTCCAAAGAGAACCTTGGGTTTGACATTCGATCAAAAGATGAGAGAACAGGTGAAGTGAGATACATAGAGGTCAAAGCAAGATCGGGTGAAGGTGAGGTGGCTTTGACTCCCAACGAGTGGTTCAAGGCGAAAAGGTTCAAAGATCAGTACTATCTATACGTTGTGGCAAATGCAGCAGCAAATCCCACTCTTTACATCGTTCAAAATCCAGCCGACAGGCTCTCAGCAAAAGAAAAGGTCGAAATAGTAAGGTTCATAATACCTCTTGAGGAGTGGAAGAGTAAAAAGACGGAGTTGTGGGAAAAATGAAAGATGATCTAAGAAGAGAAATTGAGAGCGCCCTCAGAGAAGAAAGATTTACACTGGTCAAAATTATACTCTTTGGCTCAAGAGCATGAGGGAATCATACATCGGAAAGTGACGGGAATATTCTCGTTGTGGTGAAAGAACAACTCAGTTCGGTGAAAAAAACGGGATATCTGGCTAAAGATTTACAAGGCTTTGCACCGGATCAGGAATTTGAAAGCGAAAAATTTGTGGTTAACACGATATCAAGCGAAGCTATAAAAGAAGGGATACCGGCAAAAGAGATATTATAAAGCGCTGGATCCAGAAAGCTGAGCCTGATCTGAAGACTACCAGAATTCTGATGGAATTCGAAGTTTCTCCCAAAAACTTCTCATTACCTTCACAGACACAAGGGTTGGGAAAACGATATAGCCACCTTGCTTGAACTTTGTATTGAAAAAGACGAAGACTTTAAAAAACTCGACTTGGAAAAGCTGGAAAAACTCACGTTTTATGCCATTTAGATATCCTGATACCTTCTACATACCTTCACGAGAGGAAGCCAGGGAAGCCCTGGAATTTGCCGAAAAGGTAAGAGATTTCACCCTGAAAAAGCTTGGAGGGGTGTTGAGATGAACGATAAACGCTACATCGAAGAGAGTTTTCCAGTGAAAGAAGTGAGTGACATTTCTTCAAAGGAGAAAAACATAAGACACGGGCATATATCAACTCTACATATCTGGTGGACTCGCAAACCTCTGGCATCTTCAAGAGCTACGAGTTATGCCGCGTTAATTCCTGCTCCAGAAGATCCGGAAGAATGGGAAAAGACAAGGCAGTTCATAATAGAACTTTCAAAATGGGAAAATTCTCTTAATCAGCATATTATTGAAAAAGCAAGAAAAGACATTTTGAAAGAAAATGGAGGAAAGCCTCCTAAAGTTTTAGATTCGTTCTCAGGAGGTGGCTCAATTCCCTTAGAAGCGTTAAGGCTGGGATGCGAAGCCTATGCGGTTGAATACAATCCTGTTGCCACTCTAATCTTAAAATGCACCCTTGAGTATCCGCAAAAATATGGAAAAACAAAAGAAGTAAAGAATGATTGGGGATTGCTTGGAACTCAAACAAAAAACCCCCTTCTTGAAGATGTGAAGAAATGGGGAAACTGGGTTTTAGAGGAGGCGAAGAAGGAGATTGGAAAGTTTTATCCCA contains the following coding sequences:
- a CDS encoding helicase-related protein, with translation MVSLREGCIVEGIVGEPIRIEKIQEIGNYIRILGITLNSKEFVDRIIEKDQLDKLNVLEFKRDLMGDPENVFLFLEATRFRYASLFDPLLAVNVSKIDPLPFQIDAVYGYILKQPRIRFLIADDPGAGKTIMAGLVLKELKLRGVVKKTLIVVPGHLKDQWRRELKEKFDEKFVVLDRGTFNTHYGENPWEKYDQVITSIDFAKQDEILTSLSSVMWDLVIVDEAHKMAAYRYGDKTQKTQRYKLGEVLSRNSNHLLFLTATPHKGDPENFRLFLDLLVPGFFAKSEMIDESIRNKDNPFIKRLKEDLKDFEGKPIFTRRFPKTIKFRLSDEEMELYNEVSRYVVEQYNKAIQSDKKRNVAFALVILQRRMASSTYALLKSLERRKTRLEKILRGEEKQRETVFDEDIYEEELEEKEVWKKEEEWEAVTLAQNSEELKEEIRTLEKLIEKASRIVREEKEVKLKELKEAIEEGFRKIREMNGSPKILIFTESKDTLDYLVEKIKGWNYKVNCIHGGMSMEDRIKAEKIFRDETEIMVATEAAGEGINLQFCHIMINYDIPWNPNRLEQRMGRIHRYGQQKDVYIFNLVADNTREGMVLSRLFDKLEEIRSKLGNDRVFDVIGDVFEGKNLYKLIIEAVTNAKSMDDILKELDIKPDEEYIAKIKEVLGESLATRFIDYTRIREMTEKAKEYRLIPEYVEEFFKKAFTKAGGKFGENKKGFISIESVPYEIKKIAKDGNFKNKYGELMKRYPKVTFNKDVAFKNPDAEFIAFGHPLFEALLEWIISSYREDAKRGAMFKDPSGKYNGYIWLYVGQVKDGKGKTAGKKIIALYDDGESVKEINPVILWDLVPTKCEFCSDTIPDESKLLEFAIQAVESYREELLQERKKQADIKKKYGLRSLEYLIRKLDEELSELYDRQARGEKVDLPIRNKEDQKRKYEEAKKELEKEIELEQNLSISTPELLTVIRVIPEKNEMSEDEEIERIGMEIAMEYERMNGRTPEDVSKENLGFDIRSKDERTGEVRYIEVKARSGEGEVALTPNEWFKAKRFKDQYYLYVVANAAANPTLYIVQNPADRLSAKEKVEIVRFIIPLEEWKSKKTELWEK
- a CDS encoding HEPN domain-containing protein codes for the protein MPFRYPDTFYIPSREEAREALEFAEKVRDFTLKKLGGVLR